From Xyrauchen texanus isolate HMW12.3.18 chromosome 9, RBS_HiC_50CHRs, whole genome shotgun sequence, the proteins below share one genomic window:
- the LOC127649703 gene encoding bucky ball-like, whose translation MEVEIFVLGINNTSQSMGVGQPHHPVNHTRPFFYVQPPSQPYYMYQWPMNPYGHYGFPGPALHYGRPYMPPYQFMQYPGYVIPHAPMQPIDYRRISPHFPSVASYDLRVRHHYQHQGMQHETACSEVQTDPSDSVNKLLDKIEGLKACEHKASDKESNTVVSSTPDVIQGEKQLTCLNEESILQLASKEEQATQVKATTYSDSAYDAESSQGRLDDCVLSDVLPLDSSSVHEDVNEEDNQQCIADETSYQSEMSATNATGNVFCCGAKSTSSPSESHDLEKSSLHEGVVPDELVQNISTDAAVVVEPLINLSEDFDLQYQILRLPCNKTTTGLGLEREIDPLVYFHSPSTLLPPQNHLSSIGGAYPYSYYPPVAQERQSVLSPSIDELSSRDEMFSTDVEDLDLIPGHVYVGGGKLAETSDVPIRSRKELLSVERTCLVCQKTCACCGSSLQDEGVLGKMVEHRSHPERELANEVSDQDIEYDIEGEVRSNCESPRVSKKKCYSRHALPPCGRLCAKHWHRKLKCEGQESCELHEQVRGHPKGECSDEYGALAKVDKRIKKGALCRPCIERQWRDDLSDQENWASCGVKPRTWRQVGGPQDQGRVPLRRPSCKAFLPQRPRSEYDDCDETDFTYCQRGRGALKKRGTRY comes from the exons ATGGAAG TTGAAATTTTTGTTTTAGGCATAAACAACACTTCACAGTCAATGGGAGTTGGGCAACCTCACCATCCAGTGAACCACACCAGACCATTTTTCTACGTTCAGCCACCATCTCAGCCTTATTACATGTATCAGTGGCCTATGAATCCATATGGACACTATGGCTTTCCAGGGCCAG CTTTGCACTATGGCCGTCCCTACATGCCCCCTTATCAGTTTATGCAGTATCCTGGGTATGTGATTCCACATGCACCCATGCAGCCAATTGATTACAGAAGAATCAGCCCACACTTCCCCTCCGTTGCTTCGTATGATTTGCGAGTCCGCCACCACTATCAACATCAGGGTATGCAGCACGAGACTGCCTGTTCTGAGGTCCAAACAGACCCTAGTGATTCAGTCAACAAACTGCTAGACAAAATTGAGGGTCTCAAGGCCTGTGAACACAAAGCAAGTGATAAAGAGTCTAACACCGTGGTCTCTTCTACTCCTGATGTGATTCAGGGAGAGAAGCAGCTGACATGTTTAAATGAAGAGTCCATATTACAACTTGCTTCAAAGGAGGAGCAGGCCACTCAAGTCAAGGCTACAACCTACAGTGACTCTGCATATGATGCAGAGTCAAGCCAAGGCAGACTGGATGATTGCGTGTTATCAGATGTGCTGCCTCTTGACAGTTCCTCTGTCCATGAGGATGTGAATGAGGAAGATAATCAACAGTGCATTGCTGATGAAACCAGCTATCAAAGTGAAATGTCTGCAACCAATGCCACTGGCAATGTGTTTTGTTGTGGTGCCAAAAGCACTTCATCTCCATCAGAGAGTCATGATTTGGAAAAATCTTCCTTGCATGAGGGTGTGGTGCCCGATGAGCTGGTACAAAATATTTCCACTGATGCTGCTGTGGTTGTGGAACCTCTGATAAATCTTTCTGAAGACTTTGACCTACAATATCAAATTCTTCGCCTGCCCTGCAATAAGACTACAACTGGCCTCGGTCTTGAACGAGAGATTGACCCACTTGTATACTTTCATTCTCCATCTACTCTATTGCCTCCCCAAAACCATTTGTCCTCAATTGGTGGTGCATATCCCTACAGCTACTACCCTCCAGTGGCCCAAGAGCGCCAGAGTGTTCTGAGTCCCTCCATAGATGAGCTTTCCTCCAGAGATGAAATGTTCTCTACGGATGTGGAGGATCTTGATCTCATTCCTGGGCACGTGTATGTGGGTGGTGGCAAACTGGCTGAAACCAGTGACGTGCCCATTCGCTCCCGAAAAGAGCTCTTGAGTGTAGAGAGAACCTGTTTGGTCTGCCAGAAAACCTGTGCCTGCTGTGGCTCAAGCCTACAGGATGAGGGAGTGCTGGGTAAAATGGTTGAGCACCGCAGCCATCCTGAGAGGGAACTTGCTAATGAGGTATCTGATCAAGATATTGAGtatgacattgagggagaggtgcGGAGTAATTGTGAGTCCCCAAGGGTTTCCAAGAAGAAGTGTTACAGCAGGCATGCACTGCCTCCCTGTGGTCGTCTTTGTGCCAAGCACTGGCACAGGAAGTTAAAATGTGAAGGCCAAGAGAGCTGTGAGCTACACGAGCAGGTTCGGGGACATCCCAAGGGAGAGTGCAGTGATGAGTACGGTGCTCTGGCTAAAGTGGACAAGCGAATTAAAAAGGGTGCCTTGTGCAGGCCTTGTATTG AACGGCAATGGAGAGATGATCTGTCTGATCAAGAGAACTGGGCAAGCTGTGGAGTCAAGCCAAGGACTTGGAGGCAAGTTGGTGGACCTCAAGATCAAG GGAGGGTGCCATTGAGAAGGCCATCTTGTAAGGCGTTCCTCCCGCAGAGGCCAAGAAGTGAATATGATGACTGTGATGAGACCGACTTTACCTACTGCCAGAGAGGCAGAG GTGCACTGAAGAAAAGGGGCACAAGATACTAA